The region CTATTTACAGTTTGCGTCATTTATACTTTCAATAATAGTAGCTATTCCGGTTGGAGTAATGTCAGCAGTTCATAAAAATTCATTTTTTGACAGACTTTTTACAACGGTTTCTTTTATAGGTATTTCTATACCGACATTCTTTTTAGGACTCATACTTATTAAATGGTTTGCTGTTGATCTTAATATTTTACCAATTGAAGGTATGACTACTGTTGGTGAAAATTTAACAGGGATTAAAAAGGTTTTAGATATAGGGTATCATATGGTTCTTCCATGTGTGGTTTTAACTTTTGTTAATGCAGCTAGCCTCATTAGATATGTACGAAGCAGTATGCTGGAAGTAATAAATAAGGATTATATAGTGGTAGCACGTTCAAAAGGATTAAAAGAAAGAGTTGTTATATATAAGCATGCTCTTAAAAATGCTATGATACCAGTAGTAACTATACTTGGAATGTCAATTGCTAGTTTATTTACGGGAGCTGTAGTTACTGAACAAATATTTGGATGGCCTGGTATTGGTAAGTTGTCACTAGATGCTGTTTTTCAAAGAGATTATCCTTTACTTATGGGCATAAATATGATTACAATAGTTTTACTATTTGTAGGAAATTTAGTGGCAGATGTGATTTATGCTCTAATTGATCCTAGAATAAAGTACAAGTAGGTGTTTATATGGGTTTTTATAAAAGTACATTCATGAGAATTAAAAGAAATAAATTTGCTGTTATTGGTATAATTATTATTGCTATTATGATTATATTTTGTTTTATAGGGCCACTTTTAACAGGATATTCTGGAGATGATATTAGTTATATTGATATAAAAAGCTCACCATCAATAGAGCATGTTCTTGGAACGGATAAGCTTGGAAGAGATGTTTTTACGAGACTTATGTATGGTGGGAGAGTGTCTTTGATTGTAGGTATATTTTCTGTATTATTTGAAGTTGTAATAGGGACAACCTTTGGCATGATTTCTGGGTATTATGGTGGTATAATAGACTCTATTATAATGCGTTTTAGTGATATAATAATATCCATACCAGTGCTGCCAATATTAATAGTTTTAGGGGCTATATTATCAGACATACATATTTCAAGTAATTCAAGAGTAGTGTTACTTATAATAAATTTAGCCTTGCTTCAGTGGCCAAGTTTAGCGCGTATTGTAAGAGGAGAGGTATTATCTATAAGAAATAGAGAGTTTATGCTTGCAGCAGATGCGCTTGGAATTAGCACTAGGAGAAAAATGGTAGTACATATTCTCCCTAATGTATTACCATCCATAATAGTTTTTTCTACTCTTTGTGTAGGAAGTAATATTATTTTTGAGTCAACGCTCAGTTTTTTGGGACTTGGTATTACGGAACCGACTCCTTCCTGGGGTAACATGATACAGGGAGTAAATGACTTTTACACTTTTAATCATTATCCATGGCTTTGGATACCAGCAGGAATATGTATATTTCTAACAGTTATGTCTATTAATTTAGTTGGGGATGCGTTAAGAGATGAAATGGATGTAAAATAAAATGTGAATTTTGTAGTGGACATTTTTATTTAGGTAATTTAATATAGTTGTTATAATAAAGAAAATGTCTTAAAGGAATGAGGAGTGTTTTTTATTGAAATTTCGTAAGAATAGTTCTGAGACAAATAATAGTGATGAAAAGTTTGAATTTAAAGATAAAGCGGCTTTTATTATTGCTGCATTTGAAGTCTTTATGCCAGTTTTTTTAATACTAGGTATTGGAGTTGCTTTGGTTATTTTGTTTTTACTAAAAGTGTGGTTATAAAATATTTTTAGAATAAAAACCTGTATTATGAGCAAAATAATATATCATATAATAATTTTGTATTATTTTTGGAGGGAATTAATATGGGGAAAACACCACTAAAAAAAGTAATTAAGTCAAAAATAAAAACACATAAAGAGCTTACTAAACTTGAAAAACAAAGGGAAAATTTAAAATATGAAATAGCTGTTGAATTAGGATTGAAGGATAAGGTGGATAAGTATGGCTGGGGGTATTTGACCTCAGAGGAAACGGGAAGAATAGGCGGGATAATGACAAAAACGAAAAAGAATCTTAATCTGCCTAAAAATGAAGAAATATTAAAAAACTCAGAAGAGATTGACCGGAGGGTGCATAAATGAATTGTTATAATGAGTTTGCGCATATTTACGATAAACTTATTGATGTTGATATTGATTATAAAAAGTGGAGTGAATTTATAATAAAAAAATGCATAGAAAATAAGATAGAATTTGAAGATTATCTTGATTTAGCCTGTGGCACTGGAAATCTAACTGAAAATTTATGTTCAAGATTTAAAAGTACCTGGGCAGTAGATCTTTCAGAGGATATGCTCTCTGAAGCGGATAATAAGTTTAGAAACAAAGGACTAAAAGTGAATTTAATATGTCAGGATATATCAAATTTGAGCATTAATAAAAAATTTGATCTTATTACAAGTTGTCTTGATGCTACTAATTATATAATTGATATTAATGATTTAAAAAGATATTTTTCTTGTGTTCAAAAACATTTAAAGCCAAATGGAATTTTTGTTTTTGACATAAATTCATATTATAA is a window of Clostridium pasteurianum DNA encoding:
- a CDS encoding small, acid-soluble spore protein, alpha/beta type is translated as MGKTPLKKVIKSKIKTHKELTKLEKQRENLKYEIAVELGLKDKVDKYGWGYLTSEETGRIGGIMTKTKKNLNLPKNEEILKNSEEIDRRVHK
- the opp4C gene encoding oligopeptide ABC transporter permease; its protein translation is MGFYKSTFMRIKRNKFAVIGIIIIAIMIIFCFIGPLLTGYSGDDISYIDIKSSPSIEHVLGTDKLGRDVFTRLMYGGRVSLIVGIFSVLFEVVIGTTFGMISGYYGGIIDSIIMRFSDIIISIPVLPILIVLGAILSDIHISSNSRVVLLIINLALLQWPSLARIVRGEVLSIRNREFMLAADALGISTRRKMVVHILPNVLPSIIVFSTLCVGSNIIFESTLSFLGLGITEPTPSWGNMIQGVNDFYTFNHYPWLWIPAGICIFLTVMSINLVGDALRDEMDVK
- a CDS encoding ABC transporter permease — protein: MIRYIFKRLIAMIPILIAVSFIIYMIFTLAPGDAVTSMHVHMSKAKVAELRHNYHLDESRIVQYLRWSYGAIHGDFGISYKLNEPVIQVINKYIWNSFYLQFASFILSIIVAIPVGVMSAVHKNSFFDRLFTTVSFIGISIPTFFLGLILIKWFAVDLNILPIEGMTTVGENLTGIKKVLDIGYHMVLPCVVLTFVNAASLIRYVRSSMLEVINKDYIVVARSKGLKERVVIYKHALKNAMIPVVTILGMSIASLFTGAVVTEQIFGWPGIGKLSLDAVFQRDYPLLMGINMITIVLLFVGNLVADVIYALIDPRIKYK
- a CDS encoding class I SAM-dependent DNA methyltransferase, with product MNCYNEFAHIYDKLIDVDIDYKKWSEFIIKKCIENKIEFEDYLDLACGTGNLTENLCSRFKSTWAVDLSEDMLSEADNKFRNKGLKVNLICQDISNLSINKKFDLITSCLDATNYIIDINDLKRYFSCVQKHLKPNGIFVFDINSYYKLSEILGNNVFNYDDDDVFYYWENTFEDDIVSMYISFFVRKGDVYRRFNEEHEERAYKDQILETCLKEGQLNVLNKTDCYTDKNVGEATERITYIVNIGGKIDGR